Proteins encoded by one window of Juglans regia cultivar Chandler chromosome 15, Walnut 2.0, whole genome shotgun sequence:
- the LOC109019576 gene encoding homeobox-leucine zipper protein ATHB-6-like — protein sequence MEQFSGSDSLDALISICPPKEKKDEQINTHGYSEEFRAMLDRINGEDLSYETSQVLEKRRRLSLYQVKELERSFEVENRLEPDRKVNLAEELGLQPRQVAIWFQNRRTRLKTKQLQRDFSLLKDSYDALKLDCNNLEQEKEALTSTLRELKEKLYRQSSEGNHSVEEESLISEFDNNVSDRRQTGDLFENGEKAVRVYSDSKDGSSDCVSNSLADRFRDSESREVPGKAYQPQPTRMEEQSTYCNFFSVDQAPTLHWYFPEQ from the exons ATGGAGCAGTTCAGTGGCTCAGATTCCTTGGATGCTTTGATCTCCATTTGTCCTCCTAAAG AGAAGAAAGACGAGCAGATCAACACGCATGGGTACAGTGAGGAGTTCCGGGCAATGCTGGATAGGATAAACGGGGAAGACTTGAGCTATGAAACCAGCCAGGTTTTGGAAAAGAGACGGCGACTGAGCTTGTATCAGGTGAAGGAATTGGAGAGAAGCTTTGAGGTGGAAAACAGGCTAGAACCGGATCGAAAGGTGAACTTAGCAGAAGAATTAGGGTTGCAGCCACGACAAGTAGCTATATGGTTCCAAAACCGCAGAACCCGTTTGAAGACTAAGCAACTGCAGAGAGACTTCAGCCTCCTTAAAGATAGTTATGATGCTCTAAAGCTTGACTGCAACAATcttgaacaagaaaaagaagctcTAACTTCGacg CTGAGAGAGTTGAAAGAGAAGCTCTACAGACAAAGTTCAGAGGGCAATCACTCTGTAGAAGAAGAGTCTCTAATCTCAGAGTTTGACAACAATGTTTCAGATCGAAGGCAAACCGGTGATTTATTCGAGAATGGCGAAAAGGCAGTTAGAGTGTATTCGGATTCCAAAGATGGATCATCGGATTGCGTTTCAAACTCATTGGCAGATCGGTTTCGAGACTCCGAGTCCAGAGAAGTTCCAGGTAAAGCATACCAACCTCAGCCTACAAGGATGGAAGAGCAAAGTACGTATTGTAATTTCTTTTCTGTTGATCAAGCTCCTACTCTCCACTGGTACTTCCCTGAGCAGTGA
- the LOC109019578 gene encoding uncharacterized protein LOC109019578: MGKSSKSVVKCKKHPTHRQSPGVCSRCLNEKLSQLSSSSGSRRTSFPAGSGSCSSSPSSLSSYYSSSSASSCSSPVHLTNMEGKIINSLSFLLNGKNGGLTKSRSLVFFPRMNRPRGDDDDDMKRDQKKGGFWSKFLRASSKRQTEETLMHSRTVREIVMTTDD, from the coding sequence ATGGGCAAGTCCTCCAAATCTGTTGTTAAGTGCAAGAAGCACCCAACACACCGGCAGTCGCCGGGCGTTTGCTCGCGTTGTCTGAACGAAAAACTGTCTCAGCTCTCATCCAGTTCTGGTTCACGAAGAACCTCTTTCCCTGCTGGTTCCGGATCCtgttcctcttctccttcttcgTTATCATCTTactattcttcttcttcggcttcttcttgttcttctcctGTGCATTTGACCAACATGGAGGGAAAGATCATCAATTCATTATCGTTTCTGTTGAATGGCAAGAATGGCGGGCTCACTAAGAGCAGATCCTTGGTTTTCTTTCCAAGAATGAACAGGCCCCGTGGGGATGATGACGATGATATGAAGAGAGATCAGAAGAAAGGTGGGTTTTGGTCGAAGTTTCTTCGTGCATCAAGTAAGAGGCAGACGGAGGAAACTTTGATGCACTCTAGGACCGTGAGAGAGATCGTCATGACTACTGATGATTGA